The stretch of DNA GGGATCCCGAACGTGAAACGTGGGAACCCGAGGGTAATGTCGATGCCCACCGTGGCCAGGAGGAGCCCCAGCGTGACGGAGGCCGCGCCCTTGGCCGGAGATGCGGAAGCGACGAACGCGGTACTGCTGAGTCCCAGGACGGCCAGCCAGAAGTACTCGTAACTGCTGAACCCCAGGGCAAACTCTGCGAGGACGGGAGCGCCCACCATGAGGGCTACCGCTCCCAGGAGTCCACCGAAGCTCGAAGCGAGGACGTCCACTCCCAGTACCAACCGGCCCTGGCCCTGTCGCGTCAG from Armatimonadota bacterium encodes:
- a CDS encoding tripartite tricarboxylate transporter permease, yielding MDAVARALLLLFQPQVLAVILVAALYGLFVGAIPGLTVTMAVALFVPFAMFLDPVSALAAIVTLQAMGIFAGDIPAALVRMPGTPASAAYVSDSYALTRQGQGRLVLGVDVLASSFGGLLGAVALMVGAPVLAEFALGFSSYEYFWLAVLGLSSTAFVASASPAKGAASVTLGLLLATVGIDITLGFPRFTFGIP